Proteins found in one Desulforegula conservatrix Mb1Pa genomic segment:
- the tig gene encoding trigger factor, translating into MQFTVEDVSSVKKVLHIDIPEAVVMAEVDAAYNNLKKTTKIKGFRPGKAPRNILEKMFSKDINNEVSGRLIQDNVFQAVKEGQLKIVGPPMVHPVEFEGKGNFKFDATVEIRPEIAAIDTSQIKINKTKYAYSEGEVDAQIEMLRKGLSKKVPATEGTEIAEGGYALVSYEGFKDGVSFEKTPKVENQLYRVGSAMMSKMFDDELIGLKKGSEKTFTVSYPAEYVNKQFAGNDIEFRLSVNDVMQEELPELNDDFAKNFGSFETLEDIKNEIRSNLQQGYDKRIEQEMNEQIFAYLLERSDFEVPDSMISFELDAMIDEAERACLANNITLEQIGQTKEALREEFRDTAEKQVRRHLALSSIIENEKMTLSDEELEAGYESLSKEFNRPVEMIREFYKNNPDKIGFFKHTLLEKKIMRLLVEKSEIIEVEPSEA; encoded by the coding sequence ATGCAGTTTACTGTTGAAGATGTAAGTTCTGTTAAAAAGGTTTTACACATTGATATCCCGGAAGCCGTGGTAATGGCTGAAGTCGATGCCGCTTATAACAACCTCAAGAAAACAACAAAAATCAAAGGTTTCCGTCCTGGCAAGGCTCCAAGAAATATTCTTGAGAAGATGTTCAGCAAGGATATCAATAATGAAGTATCCGGCCGTCTGATCCAGGACAATGTTTTTCAGGCAGTCAAAGAAGGTCAGCTCAAAATAGTGGGGCCGCCAATGGTCCACCCTGTTGAGTTCGAAGGCAAGGGCAATTTCAAGTTTGACGCAACTGTTGAAATCAGGCCTGAAATAGCCGCCATAGATACTTCACAGATCAAAATCAACAAGACCAAATATGCCTATTCAGAAGGCGAAGTTGATGCTCAGATAGAAATGCTCAGAAAGGGCCTTTCGAAAAAAGTGCCGGCAACAGAAGGAACGGAAATAGCTGAAGGCGGTTATGCCCTTGTTTCATATGAGGGCTTCAAGGACGGTGTTTCTTTTGAAAAGACTCCAAAGGTTGAAAACCAGCTTTACAGAGTCGGCTCTGCAATGATGTCAAAAATGTTTGACGATGAACTCATTGGTCTTAAAAAAGGATCTGAAAAGACTTTTACTGTTTCATACCCTGCAGAATATGTGAACAAGCAGTTTGCAGGCAATGACATTGAATTCAGGCTTTCTGTGAATGACGTTATGCAGGAAGAACTGCCTGAGCTTAATGATGATTTTGCAAAGAACTTCGGATCTTTTGAAACCCTTGAAGATATCAAGAATGAAATAAGATCAAATCTTCAGCAAGGTTATGACAAACGTATTGAGCAGGAAATGAACGAGCAGATTTTTGCTTATCTTCTTGAGCGCTCCGATTTTGAAGTTCCTGATTCAATGATCAGCTTCGAACTAGACGCAATGATAGATGAAGCTGAAAGGGCCTGCCTTGCCAATAATATCACCCTTGAGCAGATAGGCCAGACCAAGGAAGCTCTCAGGGAAGAATTCAGGGATACGGCAGAAAAGCAGGTTCGCAGACATCTTGCTCTCAGCTCCATCATTGAGAATGAAAAAATGACCCTCAGCGATGAAGAGCTTGAAGCTGGATATGAAAGCCTGTCAAAGGAGTTCAACCGTCCGGTTGAAATGATCAGGGAATTCTACAAGAACAATCCTGATAAAATAGGTTTCTTCAAGCACACGCTTCTTGAAAAGAAAATAATGCGTCTGCTTGTTGAAAAAAGTGAAATAATTGAAGTAGAACCTTCAGAAGCATAA
- a CDS encoding ComEA family DNA-binding protein, with the protein MFKRLLLVLAIGFFLFASPLFAMNKININKATVQELEQLKGVGPKIAQKIIDYRDKNGPFKKPEDITLVQGVGPKILETNKDTIVVSDDAQVKPAEGTAPPAAVQKSVPAAPEKAPKN; encoded by the coding sequence ATGTTCAAAAGACTTTTGCTTGTTCTCGCCATCGGTTTTTTCCTTTTTGCATCCCCTCTTTTTGCCATGAACAAAATCAATATTAACAAGGCTACTGTTCAGGAACTTGAGCAGCTTAAAGGGGTCGGTCCCAAAATTGCCCAGAAGATAATTGATTATAGAGACAAGAATGGGCCTTTCAAAAAACCCGAGGATATAACGCTTGTGCAGGGAGTCGGGCCAAAAATACTTGAGACAAATAAAGATACTATTGTTGTATCAGACGATGCCCAGGTCAAGCCTGCTGAAGGAACTGCGCCTCCGGCCGCTGTTCAGAAAAGTGTACCCGCTGCTCCTGAAAAGGCCCCGAAAAACTGA
- a CDS encoding TIGR01777 family oxidoreductase produces MKIAVTGAAGFVGRNLSAHLIEQGHIVTGIDISTRQPSVNNSVYRYIQADTKLPGSWQEAINEADVTVNLAGKNIFGIWTPGYKKEVYESRVMTTKNVADAVKAGSTLINASASGFYGNRADAILTEDEECGDDFLAGVCRDWEKEANKAEGKNARIVILRFGIIIGRKEGALKSMLPAYRFGLGGALGSGKQWFPWIHKDDLVDVIAFAISNNFSGIFNTCSPGLITQGQFSKSLAKAVGMPEFFPVPRVLLVAFLGDFGKAITASQRAVPQKLIDLGFEFKYNDIDNALSDSL; encoded by the coding sequence ATGAAAATAGCCGTCACAGGAGCTGCCGGATTCGTCGGAAGGAATCTTTCAGCCCACCTTATAGAACAGGGTCATATTGTCACAGGTATTGATATCTCAACCAGACAGCCATCAGTCAATAATAGTGTGTATAGATATATACAAGCGGATACTAAATTGCCGGGCTCCTGGCAGGAAGCAATCAACGAAGCAGATGTAACCGTAAATCTTGCAGGAAAAAACATCTTTGGAATATGGACTCCCGGATACAAGAAGGAAGTTTATGAATCAAGGGTGATGACAACAAAAAATGTTGCTGATGCAGTTAAAGCAGGCTCAACGCTCATCAACGCTTCGGCCTCGGGTTTTTATGGAAACAGAGCAGACGCCATTCTTACAGAGGATGAAGAGTGCGGAGATGATTTTCTGGCTGGCGTTTGCAGAGACTGGGAAAAAGAAGCAAATAAAGCCGAAGGGAAAAATGCAAGGATAGTAATTCTAAGATTTGGCATTATAATAGGAAGAAAAGAAGGCGCTTTAAAGAGCATGCTACCGGCATACAGATTCGGACTTGGGGGTGCGTTGGGCTCTGGCAAACAGTGGTTCCCATGGATTCACAAAGATGACCTGGTTGATGTCATTGCATTTGCAATATCAAATAATTTTTCAGGAATCTTTAATACGTGTTCTCCAGGACTGATAACCCAGGGACAATTTTCTAAAAGCCTTGCAAAAGCCGTTGGAATGCCGGAGTTTTTTCCTGTACCAAGAGTATTGCTGGTGGCTTTTCTTGGCGATTTCGGAAAAGCTATAACAGCCAGTCAGAGAGCCGTACCCCAAAAGCTGATTGATTTGGGGTTTGAGTTCAAATATAATGATATAGATAATGCATTGTCAGATTCACTGTAA
- a CDS encoding DUF2231 domain-containing protein: protein MKKWMCSVCGYTLTAEEPPEICPVCGADKKLFELVEDSAEQSEEHSEPVSSDKQSEPSDFKHKIFGLSKKIIRQHHLHPISVHIPNGVVPVSFIFVFLSVISGGISALEKAAFLNLVFVLFAMPVVAFTGFVDWKEKYSGTMTKVFKIKMICAAVLTSSVFIAVIWRAVDETAGSSWLYLVLNALILGSAGLAGFMGGKLVFKD, encoded by the coding sequence ATGAAAAAATGGATGTGCAGTGTTTGCGGTTATACATTAACAGCTGAAGAGCCACCTGAAATATGCCCTGTATGCGGAGCTGACAAGAAACTTTTTGAACTGGTCGAGGATTCCGCCGAGCAGTCAGAAGAACATTCTGAACCGGTTTCTTCGGACAAACAGAGTGAACCATCTGATTTTAAGCATAAGATTTTTGGCTTATCCAAAAAAATTATTCGGCAACATCATCTTCACCCAATATCCGTTCATATTCCAAACGGAGTAGTACCTGTTTCGTTTATTTTTGTATTTCTGTCCGTTATTTCCGGCGGAATTTCTGCACTGGAAAAGGCCGCGTTCCTGAATCTTGTTTTCGTTCTTTTTGCCATGCCAGTGGTTGCCTTTACAGGATTTGTTGACTGGAAAGAGAAATATTCAGGAACAATGACCAAGGTTTTTAAGATCAAAATGATTTGTGCTGCTGTGCTCACATCGTCTGTTTTCATTGCTGTGATCTGGAGGGCGGTTGACGAAACCGCTGGTTCATCCTGGCTCTATCTCGTCCTTAATGCCCTTATTCTCGGCTCAGCCGGTTTAGCGGGATTTATGGGCGGAAAACTGGTTTTCAAAGATTAG
- a CDS encoding S1 family peptidase produces MTLAEIYPAIKKSIVAFVPKYLPSMEKENGYRFPPILGTGFAIREDGLVATNHHVVDSFADAWRPPGLDPDEWGIDAMLLYPAEKGIIDIRIPVIGVINIGSHVRSYGPKAPDLSFVRVLANDLTPIKISETRRITEGLDIGTAGYPLGRRALDGPWGLHQVTPTLQKGIISAVLPYPSEKPYSFSVNIMSNSGGSGSPVFFEDSGELAGILFSVLNDVGYTKKNDEYLIPTTISYAVPFHYILSALSRVGNIKYPEGKEIRSITKIVCESSPGSVYREGVCYHDYSDK; encoded by the coding sequence ATGACATTAGCTGAAATATATCCGGCAATAAAAAAAAGCATCGTGGCTTTTGTTCCAAAATATCTCCCTTCCATGGAAAAAGAAAACGGATACCGTTTCCCACCAATTCTGGGCACAGGATTTGCCATACGCGAGGACGGGCTTGTAGCCACAAATCATCATGTGGTGGATTCATTTGCAGATGCCTGGCGCCCACCGGGCCTTGACCCTGACGAATGGGGTATTGACGCAATGCTCCTGTATCCCGCTGAAAAAGGAATTATTGATATCCGTATACCGGTTATTGGTGTAATAAATATTGGTTCACACGTCAGATCCTATGGCCCTAAAGCACCAGATCTTTCTTTTGTAAGGGTTCTGGCAAATGATTTGACTCCAATAAAAATTTCCGAGACCAGAAGGATAACCGAAGGTCTCGATATCGGCACAGCCGGTTACCCTCTCGGGCGAAGAGCCCTGGATGGCCCATGGGGACTCCACCAGGTAACACCTACTCTTCAGAAGGGAATTATAAGCGCGGTTCTTCCATATCCTTCAGAAAAGCCGTACTCTTTTTCTGTAAATATAATGTCAAATTCAGGAGGAAGCGGTTCTCCCGTTTTTTTTGAAGATTCGGGGGAGTTGGCGGGAATTCTTTTCTCTGTATTAAATGATGTGGGCTACACAAAAAAAAATGATGAATACCTCATACCCACAACCATAAGCTATGCAGTCCCGTTTCATTATATTCTGTCGGCCCTTTCAAGGGTCGGAAATATAAAATATCCGGAAGGGAAAGAAATTCGTTCAATCACAAAAATTGTATGTGAAAGCTCTCCTGGCAGTGTTTACAGAGAAGGCGTCTGTTATCATGACTATTCTGACAAATAA
- a CDS encoding GNAT family N-acetyltransferase, which yields MQHIKLSLLDSSNLHIYNNLIQCYECEFSSITKKKPDHEGVFDVDTHIGGNVLGFIGFVDNTPASLAAIKMHASHKYEICEFFVVPFFRRHGIGTLFAELILKKFPGYWEIKQIEGADYAVSFWRSVLYGLTENCFEEDVFMDSYWGRVTRQRFEIPE from the coding sequence ATGCAGCATATAAAGTTAAGCCTCCTCGACAGTTCCAATCTTCATATCTACAATAATCTTATTCAATGCTATGAATGCGAGTTTTCCTCCATAACCAAAAAAAAGCCTGATCATGAAGGGGTGTTTGACGTTGACACCCATATCGGCGGAAATGTGCTGGGTTTCATCGGCTTTGTGGATAACACTCCGGCTTCCCTTGCTGCTATAAAAATGCACGCTTCTCATAAATACGAAATCTGTGAATTTTTTGTGGTTCCTTTTTTCAGAAGACACGGAATCGGTACTTTATTTGCTGAATTAATATTGAAAAAATTTCCTGGTTATTGGGAAATCAAGCAGATAGAGGGCGCTGATTATGCTGTTTCTTTCTGGAGAAGTGTTCTTTACGGCCTCACAGAAAATTGTTTCGAAGAAGATGTTTTTATGGATTCATACTGGGGACGTGTTACAAGGCAGAGATTCGAAATTCCTGAATAA
- a CDS encoding YcaO-like family protein has protein sequence MKLIPILRDNIVHHNPLKKLADNDILMLRSSINLSCHQCSSGSLHIGAIHSDSFHIEHDYPKRIISAVGAAKLAFDKLENAGVFFESEMRHVSSLSPIALLRKWKLHRSIDSGRNNFLLSGIHTAYGKGLYLDDARASCVMEVLERYCSYASVESCLITECKNERPLVYSRFSEISNNALDPSCIKLEIPYNDEPLWWTLGEQIGADGLHEIFVPVQMVYLFSNLDEIDLFSGLGSTGLAAHTDMAMAKTAALIECIERDCDAISVFDRSHCFKISTNDQELSQLFSAYANRGIQIQFQDISNEIGIPCYRCFVVDSSGRILKGTGAGLSAKKALLSALMETPYPFPYGPPSGSHFENLQTLLLEDLPDYTTENPYQDLYILEQTLVSNGYAPVYVDISRKDTDFPVVKAIIPGLEIMSDFDVYSRISPRMAANYLRTVSG, from the coding sequence TTGAAACTGATTCCCATACTTCGTGATAATATTGTTCATCACAATCCATTAAAGAAATTAGCAGACAATGATATTCTTATGCTGCGGAGCAGCATTAACCTTTCCTGCCATCAATGTTCATCAGGCTCTTTGCATATTGGGGCAATTCATTCTGATTCCTTTCATATAGAGCATGACTATCCAAAGAGAATTATCTCTGCTGTTGGAGCAGCCAAGCTTGCTTTTGACAAACTGGAAAATGCAGGGGTTTTCTTTGAATCTGAAATGCGTCATGTCTCTTCCCTAAGCCCAATTGCTCTGCTGCGCAAATGGAAACTTCACCGATCCATCGATTCCGGCAGAAATAATTTTTTGCTTTCAGGGATTCACACGGCTTATGGCAAAGGACTCTATCTCGATGATGCTAGGGCCTCATGCGTAATGGAGGTTCTTGAAAGATACTGTTCTTATGCTTCTGTTGAATCGTGTTTGATCACAGAATGCAAAAATGAACGTCCCCTTGTTTATTCTCGCTTTTCTGAAATATCAAACAACGCCCTCGATCCCTCTTGTATTAAGCTTGAAATTCCTTACAATGACGAGCCTCTCTGGTGGACATTGGGCGAACAGATAGGTGCGGACGGCTTGCATGAAATATTTGTCCCGGTTCAAATGGTTTATTTATTTTCCAATCTCGACGAGATAGATCTTTTTTCAGGTCTCGGTTCCACCGGCCTTGCTGCTCATACAGATATGGCCATGGCCAAGACAGCGGCTCTTATAGAATGCATAGAAAGGGACTGTGATGCCATTTCTGTTTTTGACAGATCTCATTGCTTTAAAATTTCAACTAATGATCAGGAGCTGTCTCAGTTATTTTCTGCGTATGCTAACCGCGGAATTCAAATACAGTTCCAGGATATTTCAAATGAAATTGGCATACCCTGCTACAGGTGCTTCGTTGTTGACAGTTCAGGAAGAATACTGAAAGGAACCGGCGCTGGTTTGAGCGCAAAAAAAGCGCTTCTTTCAGCGCTCATGGAGACCCCATATCCTTTTCCCTATGGCCCACCTTCAGGAAGTCATTTTGAAAATCTTCAAACCCTTCTTCTTGAAGATTTGCCGGATTATACGACAGAAAATCCTTATCAGGATCTTTACATACTTGAACAGACACTTGTTTCGAACGGCTACGCGCCGGTCTATGTGGATATTTCGAGAAAAGATACGGATTTCCCTGTTGTTAAGGCCATTATACCGGGACTTGAAATAATGAGTGATTTTGATGTTTACTCGAGGATCTCGCCAAGGATGGCGGCAAATTATTTAAGAACTGTCTCTGGATAG
- a CDS encoding MBL fold metallo-hydrolase → MILDDLIEEISPGLYQIGDFATPVFLVDAPSPVLVDAGYSFTSELYAGAVHRILGKRKLSWCLITHTHFDHVGAVGYFKNLFPEMKIGASGLACQIMSKQKSLDHIAGLNLFAESIFFSETHLSSSPFQPFQIDTILSEGDVLNIGNSLNISVIETPGHTRDSLCFYLNEQKTIFTGDCGGIVHDSGYIFYDFLSGCAAYIHSLNKICNSGAEILCPGHYNSFKDAKCEQYLVDLVPGCMKFIDFVSGILSAHNNDINICMNIIKSLEYDVLPQPKQPEPAYLLNLEARLRSVLSFVSTDLSRFLT, encoded by the coding sequence ATGATTTTAGACGATCTGATTGAAGAAATATCTCCTGGCCTTTACCAAATAGGCGATTTTGCAACTCCTGTTTTTCTTGTTGATGCACCTTCACCTGTTCTTGTTGATGCAGGCTATTCATTCACATCTGAATTATATGCAGGGGCTGTCCATCGAATTCTCGGAAAAAGGAAGCTCTCCTGGTGTTTAATAACCCATACGCATTTTGATCATGTTGGAGCAGTCGGATATTTCAAGAATCTTTTTCCTGAAATGAAAATCGGAGCTTCCGGCCTCGCCTGTCAAATTATGTCTAAGCAAAAATCCCTGGATCACATTGCCGGTTTAAATCTCTTTGCAGAAAGTATATTTTTTTCAGAGACTCATCTCTCCTCCTCCCCTTTCCAGCCTTTTCAGATAGATACAATCCTTTCTGAGGGTGATGTATTAAACATTGGAAATTCACTGAATATTTCAGTTATTGAGACTCCGGGGCATACGAGGGACTCACTCTGTTTTTATCTTAATGAACAAAAAACAATTTTTACTGGGGATTGTGGCGGAATCGTTCATGACAGCGGCTATATATTTTATGATTTTCTTTCAGGTTGCGCAGCTTATATTCACTCATTGAACAAAATATGCAATTCTGGCGCAGAAATTTTATGTCCGGGTCATTACAACTCGTTTAAAGACGCTAAATGCGAACAGTATCTCGTTGATCTGGTTCCCGGGTGTATGAAATTCATTGATTTTGTTTCCGGAATTCTATCAGCACACAATAACGATATCAATATTTGCATGAATATTATCAAATCACTTGAATATGATGTGCTTCCTCAGCCAAAGCAGCCGGAGCCGGCGTACCTGCTGAATCTTGAGGCAAGGTTACGATCAGTCCTGTCTTTTGTTTCTACAGATTTAAGTCGTTTTTTAACGTAA
- the clpP gene encoding ATP-dependent Clp endopeptidase proteolytic subunit ClpP — protein MPLIPMVVEQSSRGERAYDIYSRLLKDRIIFLGSPINDDVANLIVAQLLFLESEDPDKEINFYINSPGGVVTSGMAIYDTMQYIKPDVVTVCIGQAASMGAVLLACGAAGKRYALPHARIMIHQPLGGAQGQASDIEIQAKEILRMKEVLNGILSMHTGKNFDMISRDTDRDFFMSGAEARDYGIIDHVVANRADLAKIVGATEA, from the coding sequence GTGCCTCTAATTCCAATGGTAGTAGAACAGAGCAGCAGAGGTGAAAGAGCCTATGATATTTATTCAAGGCTCCTGAAAGACAGAATCATTTTTCTTGGTTCTCCGATAAATGATGATGTCGCTAACCTGATAGTTGCCCAGCTTTTGTTTCTTGAGTCAGAAGATCCTGACAAGGAAATAAATTTTTACATAAACTCTCCGGGCGGCGTTGTAACGTCAGGCATGGCAATCTACGACACCATGCAATATATTAAACCGGATGTTGTTACCGTGTGCATTGGACAGGCTGCAAGCATGGGCGCAGTTCTTCTTGCGTGCGGAGCAGCAGGTAAAAGATATGCCCTGCCACACGCGAGAATTATGATTCACCAGCCATTGGGAGGCGCCCAGGGGCAGGCTTCTGACATAGAAATTCAGGCAAAAGAAATTCTTCGAATGAAAGAGGTTCTCAACGGAATCCTTTCAATGCACACAGGAAAGAATTTCGACATGATCAGCAGAGATACTGATCGCGATTTTTTCATGAGCGGCGCTGAGGCAAGGGACTATGGTATTATTGACCATGTTGTTGCAAACAGGGCCGATCTCGCCAAAATAGTGGGAGCTACGGAGGCGTAA
- a CDS encoding TIGR04282 family arsenosugar biosynthesis glycosyltransferase: MIKSHPSKTIIIFAKYPEPGKVKTRLSSSLGHEQSCLIYQAMLSDLIDKFAFQKLFSCCFYIYPPEAATSFSAEYSLSVDNVLPQKGSDLGGRMFNSFMEQISLGFDQIACFGSDIPAISLDHIDSAFSALSSHDAVLGPAEDGGYYLIGLNKESLCESFFTGIAWSSPSVFSETVSKIKNRGLTHDTIMPLRDLDDLSDLQFYKNFLNENRSLSPRLNRILSEKDYFPDGM; the protein is encoded by the coding sequence ATGATAAAGTCTCACCCCTCAAAAACCATTATTATCTTTGCTAAATACCCCGAGCCTGGCAAAGTAAAGACAAGATTGTCCAGTTCCTTGGGTCATGAACAATCCTGTCTGATTTATCAAGCCATGCTTTCGGATCTGATTGACAAATTTGCTTTTCAGAAATTATTTTCCTGTTGTTTTTATATTTATCCTCCGGAGGCAGCCACTTCTTTTTCTGCCGAATACTCCTTATCTGTTGATAATGTTTTACCCCAGAAGGGTTCAGATCTTGGGGGGCGAATGTTTAATTCATTTATGGAGCAAATCAGCCTTGGTTTTGATCAAATTGCCTGCTTTGGTTCGGATATTCCTGCAATATCCTTAGATCATATTGATTCTGCTTTCAGCGCTCTTTCCAGCCATGATGCCGTGCTTGGCCCTGCCGAGGATGGTGGGTATTATTTGATAGGATTGAATAAGGAATCATTATGTGAATCTTTTTTTACCGGGATAGCCTGGAGCTCTCCTTCTGTTTTTTCCGAGACTGTATCGAAAATTAAAAATAGAGGACTAACGCATGACACGATTATGCCCTTAAGAGACCTTGATGATTTGTCTGATCTCCAGTTTTATAAAAATTTCCTTAACGAAAACAGATCACTGAGTCCAAGACTCAATAGGATTTTAAGTGAGAAGGATTATTTCCCTGATGGTATGTAA
- a CDS encoding YkgJ family cysteine cluster protein gives MKAIQIPGLGEISSCIKCGACCRLSSPDLFHSDSHLIERGNIPIKYLFTMREGEPYKNPKTRKLDHLKSDIIKIKPRDEEIPSCLFHDEETQECGIYQSRPSVCRAFKCWDKRQIDPVKTSPFLTRKDLLGETGMWDLIQEHQKRCDYRKMKDYAEIILAEENQEMGREIVSMLSYDRSVRDTAIEKGKMDKDLMDFLFGRQMIVSLPLFKLKLETGSMGKQILTRL, from the coding sequence ATGAAAGCAATACAGATTCCAGGGTTAGGCGAAATTTCATCATGCATCAAGTGCGGAGCCTGCTGCCGCCTGAGCTCACCAGATCTTTTTCATTCTGACAGTCATTTAATTGAAAGGGGAAATATCCCTATTAAATATTTATTTACGATGCGCGAAGGTGAACCTTATAAAAATCCTAAAACGAGGAAGCTTGATCACCTGAAATCAGACATAATCAAAATAAAGCCCCGGGATGAAGAAATACCTTCATGCCTCTTCCATGATGAAGAGACACAGGAATGTGGCATTTATCAATCAAGGCCATCTGTATGCCGAGCATTCAAATGCTGGGACAAAAGGCAAATTGATCCGGTGAAGACATCTCCCTTTCTTACAAGAAAAGATCTGCTAGGAGAAACAGGGATGTGGGATCTTATTCAGGAGCATCAGAAAAGATGCGATTACAGAAAAATGAAAGACTATGCGGAAATCATACTTGCTGAAGAAAATCAGGAAATGGGAAGAGAAATTGTCTCTATGCTCTCCTATGACAGATCAGTGAGGGATACCGCAATTGAAAAAGGTAAAATGGATAAAGACCTTATGGATTTTTTGTTTGGCAGACAGATGATTGTTTCACTTCCGTTATTCAAGCTGAAATTAGAAACAGGAAGCATGGGAAAGCAGATATTAACTCGTTTGTGA
- a CDS encoding HD domain-containing phosphohydrolase, translating to MLTEKEKLDALTSIGQELSQVQDLDILMEHILREARLFSNADAGSIYIKNRNRLDFKYTQNDTMQNRLTPGEKLIYNIFSIPIDCGSIAGYAALTGEILNIPDAYEILESSPFKFSRGFDEASKYRTKSILTIPLKTLKGEVMGILQIINATGKNGETQAFSEEDEKFMAHFAGIATLALDRARLTRSILLRMIQMAEMRDPKETGAHVNRVGGYAVEIFEAWAKRRDMGEKEMNKNRDMLRMAAMLHDVGKVAISDIILKKPGKFNDDEYEIMKMHTLYGARLFTENQSDFEEAAMQVALNHHERWDGRGYPGHIDINSGEPKDGFKDTGGKAIGKKGEEIPLFGRIVALADVYDALSSKRVYKEPWEENQVLDVITKESGNQFEPELVEIFLEKYNVIKSIRERYSDEDEAH from the coding sequence ATGCTTACGGAAAAAGAAAAACTGGATGCCCTCACATCAATAGGCCAGGAACTGAGTCAGGTTCAGGACCTTGATATTCTCATGGAACATATTCTCAGAGAAGCCCGGCTTTTTTCAAATGCCGATGCCGGTTCCATATACATAAAGAACAGAAACAGGCTGGATTTCAAGTATACCCAAAATGATACCATGCAGAACAGACTCACGCCGGGTGAAAAGCTCATATACAATATCTTTTCAATACCGATTGACTGCGGGAGCATAGCAGGTTATGCGGCGCTTACGGGTGAAATACTGAATATCCCGGATGCCTATGAAATACTTGAAAGCAGCCCTTTCAAATTCAGCCGAGGTTTTGACGAAGCCTCAAAATACAGAACAAAATCAATTCTTACAATCCCGCTCAAAACCCTTAAAGGTGAAGTGATGGGTATTCTTCAAATTATTAACGCCACAGGCAAGAATGGAGAAACCCAGGCATTTTCTGAAGAAGACGAAAAATTTATGGCGCATTTTGCAGGTATAGCTACCCTGGCCCTTGACAGAGCCCGCCTCACAAGATCCATTCTTCTCAGAATGATCCAGATGGCCGAAATGAGAGACCCCAAGGAAACAGGAGCCCATGTTAACAGAGTCGGCGGATATGCGGTGGAAATATTCGAGGCATGGGCAAAAAGAAGGGATATGGGCGAAAAGGAAATGAACAAAAACAGGGATATGCTAAGAATGGCGGCAATGCTTCATGACGTGGGCAAGGTTGCAATTTCTGATATCATTCTGAAAAAGCCCGGCAAGTTCAATGATGATGAATATGAAATAATGAAAATGCATACCCTTTATGGAGCAAGACTCTTCACGGAAAACCAGTCTGATTTTGAGGAAGCGGCAATGCAGGTTGCCCTGAACCATCATGAAAGATGGGACGGAAGAGGTTATCCTGGTCATATAGACATCAACAGCGGCGAGCCCAAGGATGGTTTCAAAGATACAGGCGGCAAAGCCATTGGAAAAAAAGGGGAAGAAATCCCTTTGTTCGGAAGAATAGTTGCCCTGGCTGATGTTTACGATGCCCTCAGCTCCAAAAGGGTTTACAAGGAGCCGTGGGAAGAAAATCAGGTTCTTGATGTCATAACAAAAGAGTCAGGAAATCAGTTCGAGCCGGAGCTGGTTGAAATTTTTCTTGAAAAATATAATGTTATAAAATCCATCAGGGAAAGATACAGTGACGAAGATGAGGCCCATTGA